In Mobula birostris isolate sMobBir1 chromosome 2, sMobBir1.hap1, whole genome shotgun sequence, the genomic stretch CTATTCTCTCCAAATGCTTTGCAATCTGTCCTAAATCAAAGTGCCCAGATTTAGAATATTCTAGCCAAGGCCTAAAACAATCACTTTGCAAAATGGCTTCTTCAATTTCAGCATCTAGAGGACTAACAGACAGAAAATGTTATGGTCACCAGCTTTTCTCAACTCCAAAGGATCAGACAACACAGCAGAAAGCCGTTTTCTGAGCTTGGTGCTCTTCTCCATTCTCATAATTATCAAATTTCCAGTGGAAAGATACTATCGAGAGCCTGCTTGTGACATTCCATTGGATATCGCCCTCCAGCTCTGTGAAAAGCTTACCAACACCCCTTTGGTCCATTGATCTACTTTAAAACTGTGTCCTAATTGGCAGTGGACACAGTCTTCAcctactcagtggccactgagtatatgtttgtggACTTCTGCTACTGGAGCCCTCCTAtttcaagatttgatgtgttgtgtgttcaaatgctgttctgcacaccacagttgtaatacatggttatttgagttactgtcaccttcctgtcagcttgaatcagtctgatcAATCTCTTCCGACCTTTCCCAACAACAAGGTGGTTTCACTTACAGGACTGCCACTTACCGGATGTTTtctgtttctgtaaactctagagactgtcttCGTGAAGATAACAGATCAGTTTGTGATTCCCAAACCAGCCTGTCTGGTGCAACAATCATTCAGACAAAGTCACaagggtcacatttcttccccattctgatgtttggcgtgaacaacaaatgaacctcttgaccacatctgcttGCTCTTATGCAcaagctgctgccacatgattgacttaGATATTGGGATTAATGAGGTGTgcaggcatacctaataaagtgaatgTATTTATACTGTTAATACACTGACTTTTAAGAAGGTGGTTAGTGTGAGATCTGCCAGTTGTTAAAAAGGAGAACACAATTTATCCAATCTCTCCATACACCTTGTAATCTTTCCTAAATCAAGGTACCCAGAGTAGGCCTAAACAATGGTCCAAGTCCTGATCAGGACATGGCATCTTATATGGAAGATATCTGAGATACAAGAGTCAGCTCACCACTCTCCACCAGCATTTATGCTCCACTCAATTCTCTCCCATCCTTCCTTACAAATGCACAGACATATTCTCTAATCTTTTATCCTTCAAACATCCAGCAtgggtcagtacatggaactgcACTGTTGTAGTCATTACAGAGATCTGGCTGTCACAAGGGCAAgaatggctgctggatgttctgGGGCTTAAATGTTTCAAAAGAGATAGGGGAGGAAGATAAAAGAAGTGAAGGAGGACATTACTAACCAGGGGTAATGGGGTAATATCTTAGCTGCAAACGAGGAAGATGTCATGGAGGGCTGGTCTGCTGAGTCAACGTGGGTGGAAGTGAGAAACTGGCAGGAAGCAATCACTctactgggagtattctatagaacCCAGCCCCAATagcaacagagacactgaggaTCAGATTGAggggcagattttggaaaagtgcaaaaataacaggattgttgtcatcagtgacttcaacttctctaatattgattggcacctcagtGCGAAAGGCTTAGATCAGGCAGAAATAGTTAGGTGTACACaggaaggttggcacaacatcactgtcgtgttttatgttctatgttcatattATATTGATTCTCCTTTGATGCACGCACGGTATTCATCTCAACTATTCAATGGTAGCAAGTTATGTAACCGTCCCCACCTCCCTCACCAGTTCCCTGGAAGTTTAAAGGGCATCACAAGCAAGGAGCAGTTCTAATTGGCCAACTGCTCCAGAGAGGGTGATGGTGAGCCACTTTCTAGAACTAATGCAGGCCTACTGGTGCACTGTTGGGAAGGGAATGCCAAGACTGAGACCCATCAATGAAACACCAGTAAAGGTTCTCCCCATTTCTCAATAGTCTAGTTCAGGTCAAGTGGAAGAAATCAAACAACCTACAACACTGGCAGTTGCCCTAACGAGTAGGTGGTTACAAAAGCACATACAGCATATATGTACACCCCATCTAAATGTGCTGCTGCCCCCACCTCaaagacacactctcatcctgcactgattacttttcatcttttattgctgctgttccACACATTTATACTACTatttgttttattataatagtgccagtaacattaCAATGCCTTACATAAACATGCACCTCGCAGTTCATGacaacctgtcaatcttcaggcccTGCCCCTCAGGAACTTGTACTATTATTTTATGGCAGTATGAGCTGGATCATCActacgtgctgtgtgtgactatatgtactgtgCTTTCCTCCCCCCAACCTGGCCCCAAAGGAATGATGTTTCAATTAGCTTTATAcatgtgtatagttgaatgacagtaaaattgaaattgaaCAGTCAAATTACAGGTCCTCCGAATCCACACCAACCATTAAACACTCATTTATGATTCTTACCAAAAAAATTCTATTTTCACCAGTTCAGTTGAAAATACTTATCCTAATGCTTCAATATAATCTAACACCAAATCCTTGATCACTGTTAGGTAAGTATTCATGACAAAGATATTCACTTAATAAACACAATCACTGAAGAGTGCTCCCTCAAAAGTTAAAAATTAAAAACAAGATTGTACCTTCATTGCCAGTATCCTCCTTTATCTTGGTTTCTTGCAAACTCAGTGCAAGCGTTTTTTGAAGAGCTTCATCTTCATCGTCACTATCTggaattcaaagaaaaataatgaaataactGCAGTGCCTTGGCTATTGGAAACCAGAGGCACTTACAATCCAACTAGACCATGACAAAGTACCAAtgccagaagggcttgtttcatgctgtatctctaaataaaaaaataaaaaaagaataaaatcTCTTTCTCTTTTAATGTCTATTTGCATTCCCATATCCCTTATCTGCACTCACCATGCAGTTAGCTTGAATTAATGAAACAATTCCTCTGTTAGATACCTGCACATAACAATAATGAACAGAAGgctgccattcagctcatcaggtGTGTGACTGCTCTTTGAAAGAGGAATTCAGTTAGTACAACTTCCTATTCATTCCAATGAGGGGTCTTGGCTTGAAAGGCTGGctctttattcatctccatagatactgcctgacttgagtttctccaacattctcCAACAATTTCCAGCATGGCAGAATCTTGTGTCCATATTCCTAAGGTAAACCTTCACCCCCTTATCAAGAAACTATCTTACTCCAGCTTAAAATGACCTCCACTCTGTTAAATGATCCTACTGTATTCACCATTTCTCCCTCTGCAATGCTCAATTTTCAACTTTCAGCTTCGACAGTATTTGAAACATCTCTATGGTTATATGGCCATATTGTAAAGAAAACTAAATTGAACAGATAAAATTTTGAATATATTCAAAAATGATTTTTCCATAAGGCACAATAGTTCTCAAAAAATTATATCCAACAGCAGTATAAAATCACAGACACATTTATTCCAGTTAAGCAGACGCACGgtatttaatttttcttttacgATTTTCTGCCCCACCTTTTCCGATATCAGATATACTATTTAATAGAGCACACATCAGCTCCCCTTCCATGTGGTGAGGGTTTAGAACATGGCCTGGCCGCATTGTCTTCTTCAACTGGTTCTTCAGCTCCTCGAAGCCCTTGTCTCCAGAGAGTACAGTGAAAGGGATATGCTTTGGCAACTGCTCATCCATGCGCCCAGCCTGTGGTTGATGGTAGaaacaaggggaaaaaaaatacaaagtgatggaggattggaaaaaaaaacaaaaaataaaacaaataaaacacCTTTCTAGCAATCAAATCGCTCTTTGCCTCATCAGAACAGTTCAAATATCACAAATCTATCAACTACAGAACTATTGCTGGAACAGGCAGTTCACCTCAGGCATGGCAGAAGAGAATTTTGGAACAGAAGCCAGGAAGTGGGACTTCAGCCCTATGACTCCAGAAGATGGTGAGCTTAGCGAAGAGAATATTAAAAGATTTAACAGACAGGTTAATCTAAGTATCcggggaataaaagggttaatatgaggagtgtttgatggctctgggcctgtactcgttggagttcagaagaatggggatggttgggggggggggtagactctcactgaaacctattgactattgaatggtcaagatggagtggacatggagagtatGTTTTATATAGTGGGggaccaggaccagagggcacagcctcagaatacaataatgtccctttagaacaaagatgaggatgaatttctttagccagagagagtggtgaatatgtggaattcattaccaaagACAaccgtggagaccaagtcattgggtatatctcaAGTGgaaattggttcttgattagtaagggcgacAAGGGTTATAGGGTGAAGggaagagaatggggttaagaagaataataaatcagccataatggaatggcagaacagtcttgataggccaaatgacctaattctgctcctatgcctatAGTCTTATATAGATTCAAAATTTTGCCAGACGGGAGAAACTGTCAACAAACGCAGAAAGGGCAAACAAACACACCCTACGCTGTAAAATTCTTTGACACCTGTTTTATCTTCCATTGGGCAATAACATAACTCAATTGGTTATTTGATTTATATCCAATTAGTGACTACTCTTGTTAATAGACCTGACCAGGTATGATCATGGCTAAGTAATCCTTGAGGTATTGGCTTATTACCGTCACATGTATGAAGTACAGTGAGAAACTTTTGTAcgtcatccatacagatcatttcattaccacagtgcactgaggtagtacaatggaaaacaataacaaaattcagaatgaagtattacagagaaagtgcagtgcagtcagATAAAAAGGTGCAAGGAAGTCAAtttgaagtcaagagtccatcttttcGTACTCGGGAATCATTTAAGAGTCTAGTTAGTGGGATTGAAGCTGTCTTTGagactggtggtacatgctttcaggattttgcaCATGATGGGaggtggaagaagagagaatgtctggggtgggtggggtctttgactaCGTTGGCTGCTCTATTGAGGCAGTGAAAAGTGTAGAggccatggagggaaggctggtttagAAGATTTCAAAGCACATGTAATCATTATAGTCATTACATATTGTGAAGGCAATAGTGTTAACTTTAACTGTGTCTAAATACATGAATGGTAAAACTGAACTAATAAACACCACGTATAACTGATCAAAACATAATTTGTATTCCCACTGAGGTACTTAAACTTCAAGTCCTGCTTTGTGAAAATCACTTCAGTATTTTAAAATCGGAAAACCAGAGACTGAAATGTCCAAAATGGTCAGCTGTTGTAGCCTCTTAAAGTGGTTTTTGTGATAATGGCATTCGATGAGTACTATTTACCTTATGAATACTGGGAACAGCTCAAGACAGGAAGGAAAGTCAAGGCTGTtggaatagactcaatgggccaaagcgcctaattctgctccaaagtcTTATGTTTGATGGGGATTTAAATTAACAAACCTATCAAAGCTATGCCCAAAGAGTGTATGAACATATAGCTTTTGAAAATCACACTCAAGCCCTCAAAGGATTTACCCAGAGAAGCCTTAACTCCCTCTCCCGGTCCATTATAGCATCCTTTCATCACTGTTAAACCTATCTGCCCTTACGGGGCATAAAAATGGCACTGCTCTAGTTAAAATAAGAGTGAAGTCCCCAACATCTAAAAATACTTCTAAAGCTGCTGTACATAGAAGCTTGGTGTGGACAAAACTGATTGCCATGTTTCACTGCAACTGTGACTGCTGTCCATGGTAAACTGAATTTATGAAAGGTGTCATGTACTAAGTTCCTTTCATTTCCCACAGTTAGGCCATAAATTATACTTCTGTCTCGTCTGCTTCCTTATAAATTTGATTCTATTATCAATGAAACTTAGAAAAAAAAACTAGAATTCCATGAATAATTATAAAGTCAACCATTAGCTTTCATCTTTAGTTACTTATTAGCAACAATGCACATTAAACAGttttaaaaaatacaaacatgCATGCAGATGGCAAAGTCAGCAGCATCCTTCCTAGCACTACACCGTGGATGAAGGAAAAAGCACCCAGTATTGACGAGATAATTGTAGACAGGACAGTTTTCCGGTGCTTTCCAATTATTCTTTCCACCTGGGTGCAAGACAACAAGATTAAAAAATTAGCATAGAAAGATGAAGAACTTTAAAACAAAACAAGGATAAAACTATTTGCTCAGAGATTCAACACCTCAATCCAATACCCTCAAAGAATACATcacaagagcaacacacacaaaatgctggaagaactcagcaggacaggcaaagagtaaacagtcactgtttcaggctgagacccttcatcatgaatccTGATGATCCTACAGAAATTGCTCCCTCAGATGGCCAAATAGGATATTGCTGAATGCATTTGAGGAGGAAGTAGGCAAGTTTCTAAACAAGGTATAGCGGAAGAGAGCAggaatatcaaagttcaaagaaaatttattatcgaagtatatatatgtcaccgtatactactCTTGAGATTACTTTTCTTttaagcattcacagtagaacaaaatacAATACgttcaatgaaaaactactcaaGGCTGACAatcgatgtgcaaaagacaagctgtgcaaaagTAATAAATAGATACacaaatatggagaacatgagtcacagagtctttgaaagtgtccataggttgtagaatcagtttagagttgaggttaGCAAagatatccatgctggttcaggagcttgatggtgaagggcaataattgttcctgaccctggtggtgtgggacccatgACAACTTAATCTCctccccaatggcagcagtgagaagaaagcacagcctggatggtgagggtccttgatgatgaatgttactttcttgtggcagtgctccttgtagatgtgctcaatggtaacaTATGATCAATATAGCATCGAAGTAGTGGATTAGCCCTGATTGACAGCAGGCTCAAGAGCAGAATGGACACCTCTGTTTCTTCAATATAGATCGAGGTCAGTCAGGAGCACAGCTGCAATTTGCAGATGAAAAATAAGAGAGAGGTTGCCAATTCCTTAGAAGACCCAAGGAAAACAACAAAGGGTTATTAATAAATTGTGAGAAAGTGGTACTAAAGATAATTTGTGCTGTGATGGAAGCAGACTGTCTCTAGTAGTTGGTAGAGGTTTGAATATGCTGTCACAATACAACAGATTTGGAACTGCGAGACACGAGAAAGATTTTCAATAAGAGCTATGAAATTACGAAATCCATCTGCAGGGTTAACACTTGGAGAAATTCACTCAATAACACACTGGACAAATGAGCAAAAGAAACACGTTTGAAGGCATACCAGAAGAAAGTGTGACTGGCTTTGCAAAAAGTAATCATCAGAAAACCGATTATTTTCAATGCAAATTTTTTTGGTCTTAACCACAACCAAACTAACCTTGAAAGCCCCAGAAAAATGTGCCTTGATTAAGCTGTCCAGGTAAATGGTTGAAAAAGCCTGCCCAGTTATCCAAATCAATAAAGACAAGGTGTGTCATTGTGCGAAGCAAGTCCAAGTCAGGCAACTCAATATCTTCTTCCTGGATTGTGACTTCCTTTTCAACTGTTAAATGACAGCGTGGGGTGGGGAGAAGAATGAAAATTGGTAAATTCGCATTTGTACGAAGTTACAACTTAAATAATGTTTTAATCAAATGTAGAACAGTACATGCATTAATTTAGTTGAATCTCATTGAATTCTCTTTGAAACCTAATGAATACTGAaaacctagacagagtggatgtggaaaggatgtttcctatagtgggggagactaagAGCAGAGAAaatagcttcagaatagaaggatacccgtttagaacagggatgagaaggaatttctttagccaggggctgtgaacctggaattcattgccataaacagctatggaggccaagtcactaggtatatttaaaactgaggttgataggttcagggtgctaaagtttatggggagaaggcagaagccagaaaGGGATTAATAGTGAAAATCCAGCCAAGATGGCTGAATATTAGGGGTAagttgttgttgctgttgtttgttcgttgttttttttttaacgcagagagtggtgagtgcatggaataggctgctggtgacggtggtggaggcggatacgatagggtcttttaagaaactcctggataggtacatggagcttaggaaaatagagggctgtgggtaaccctaggaaatttctaaagtacgtacatgttcggcacagcattgtgggctgaagggcctgtgttgtgctgtaggttttctatgtttcctatggtgcctGCATACAACATTCCTCAGTCATGAAACCACATATTTCACCTGTTTTtgtcttttacattttttttttcatcttggatgtgattctggaaatgttggagcctgtgatttgctgtttggagatggTTTGGGTGTTCCAATGTTCTGCAGTCTCTGAGAAGATTCCTGGAGACAAAGGCAGTGTGCGCAACCTCATGGCAGGCAGGCTATGGGATGGTGCACGAGCCGATGCTTGACTCCATTtcgctgattaaagcttccatcgTGCATCAATTAAAGCAACAAGGAAGAATAAAGCATCAAGGTGAGTACGGAGGGTGAATGCTAGCTGTctgtcttttgatcactctgaaccagagaggggagagcctgccaCTGTGCCCAGAAAGTGTTGCCCAGGTTTTTTCTGTGTTTTAGATGTGCATGTGGAcagattttttttcagtcttagagCTTTTTTTATATATCGTATTTTTCGCAcagtctttctcttttttttgtgcagggaggaggatcgatgtgcctgttccattttgtttggacttgtgtgtgagagggtggatctgggggttgatgtgcctgttccatttttgtttgtttttcttgcGCGGGGAAGTGGAATTTGGGGATTGATGactgtgctgcctttcttttcattCTTGGTTTCATGGTTACCCAGAGAATAATAATTTCAGATTTGTAaacgttgataataaatgaacctttgaaatcagccatgatggaatggcaaagcagattcaatgggatgaatgtcccaattctgctcctctgcTTTACTGTCTAATTTAGGATGAAAGATTGCTAACTCCATCATTTACAATGATCTCAGGTATCCCAGTGCCCCGCCtcactgcacctacttccaacAACTTGTGGCTAAAAAACATTCAAGCTGAAACATGCGTGCTTCACTTCAGGAAGGTCCTGTCCCTGGCCCTTATCACAAATTATTTCAGAACTTGACTCTATTTGGAATAACTTTTAACTTCCAAGCTCGCGAAAATTCAGATCCAATGTAAACAAAATCTGACCCAAACTCATCCCTCTTCCTTTAATTAGCCTATTACATCAGGCAAGGCTCTGAATAAATAAAGGAACTTGAATCTGTGCCTCTTTTGACAATGGCATCACACAAATGCACACCCCTGGAAcacagaggaaaaaaaatataCCTCAAATTagctcaattttttaaaaaatatgagCAATCACAGGCTCATGGGCTGCATCCAGCTGGCTCCTTGTGCTGGGTTGGGTTGAGCATGGAACTAGCAACTCTGCcccgtatattaaaaaaagacaaatgctacagaaacagcaaggttgccacccggTGTGCCAAAAGGCACACAGAAGAACAACAAATGAGAAATCGCAGGCAAAGCTAGTTGCTGAGGTTTACCGACATATTTTTCACACATTCAAAAGATTCACCAACAGTATTTAAATTTCTAACTACACCACTTGGATGCAGATGGGTGATATGACAGAGGTAGTCCTGCCAATGGATTGGACTCAAGATCATGAGTTGAGCACAGGGTCAATTGAGAGACGTTTAGTTCAGTACCAATATCTGGGGAATAGTAATAATTGCCAGTGATCAATGGAATaaggcagggcgaaaagcattatcagggatgcatctcaccctaaccatggactttttactctcctcccatccagtaggcgctacaggagcctccgttcccgcaccagcaggcacaggaagagcttcttccctgagactgtgaccctgctgaacctctcatcacagcgctaagcagtattgcacctgtattgtactatctcagtacttttatatttgtgtgctgtagcactttttttatttgcagttattttgtaaataacactattctttgcatttctggtcagatgctaaatgcatttcattggttttgtatctgtactcggcacaatgacaaagttgaatctaatctaatctaatttaaacaGCCCTTCATGAATATAATTTGCAATGGTTATTTAAGAGACATTGCTCCCAAAATGACCACACaaaatgaggggtataaatagggtaaatgtaagcaggctttttccactgaagttgcaTGGAACTGGAACTAGAGATCGTGGATTATggctgaaagatgaaatgtttaagaacTTAAGGGGGAACTTtcttccagagggtggtgagagtgtggaatgagctgccagcacatgtggtggaaatgggtttgatttcaacatttaagagaaatgtggataggtacatagatgagagGCATgcggagggttatggtccaggtacGAGTTGATGAGACTAGGTAGATTaatagtatggactagatgggctgaagagctcatttctgcactgtagtgttctatgactctatgacaaaaGGTCCAGTATCATTTCAGTCTGTGTTTTTTCTGGGCACAACACCTTAAAATTAGTCTCAAAAGGTTCATAGGAATCACACCACAATGAAAGCAGGATTGCAGAGGTTTGTATTCCATCAGTAATGAATGAGCTGTCTAAAATAACCAAAACTGAAGAAGAAACCTGTCATTCAGTGGGGATAAAGAGTTCAGAACTGGGGCAGAGGGATCTCAATATGGTAACAGCAAGCAGGTGTTTTCCATTGAGCTTGGGTGGGATTAGAAcgagaagtcatgggttaagggtaaaaggtgaaatggttaagaggaacatgagggggaacttcttttctcagtgggtggtgcgagtgtggaccaagctgccagcagaagtggtggatacgggttcaaatttaagagaagtttgggtaagtacatggatgaggggtacggagggctaagcagaataatagttgACAAGAACTAGGTgggcaaaaggcctgtttccatgctgtagtgttctacgacTCAATGCCCAGCAATACTCCCACGTTctacattttaaaaaaacatgaagGCCCAGataattgaaattaaaacaacCGTAAGAACAGAGGACATACTgcaggacagaattaggccattcagaccatcaagCCTACTcctctattccatcatggctgatctattttccctctctacctcattttcctgctttctctcacaccctgattaatcaagaatctattaacctccgcGTTAAATGACCAGGCCTGCACAGGCACTTGTGgcgacgaattccacagattcaccacccactggctaaattaattcctcctcacctctgttctaaatggatgttaatctattctgaggctgtgccctctggtcctagactcccccactataggaatatCCACTCTagatccactccatctaggcctttcaatatttgatagttttcaataagattcccgCTCCCActctccattcttctaaatttcagtgagtacaggcccagagccttcaaacactcctcatatgataaccctttcattcctggaatcattcttatgaacctcctctgaactctattctatgtcagcacatcctttcttagataaggggatcATAACTGCTCACAGTATCAAGTGAGGCCCGACCAATACcttaaagccttagcattacagacttgcttttgtattctagtcctcttaaaatgagtgctaacattacatttgccttcctaaccactgactcaacttgcaagttaacccttagggaacCCTGTATGAGGACTTCCATTCCCCTTTACAattccaatttttgaattttctccccatttagaaaatagtccacaatTTTATTTCtaataaagtgcatgaccataccagATGAATCCCATCTGCCTGGTGTGACTGACTTTAAGGCACCGGTAACCTGCTTTTGCCCCTTCTCTGTCAGTAGgaatggttccaccaggcttagcagctaagccacacaCGAAGGCCAgaactggacttggttatcagaagctatctgagacacacaccattgggagcatttaatagatgggGAGCTTATCCCCATCCCAAAGCTAAAGTAATACGGTAATTGATGCCTATACCCAAGTGAGCAGTAACATATAGATTTGACTTACAACAGAAAGGTGGAGCTGGGTGGAGAAAGGATtgagggaggaagggaaagagagaaaaacaagGAAGAGAGAAACCTTCTAATTACTGTTCGCTATTCAGCCGGAGGATAGGTATCAGTAGATATTGATCTGAGTGACCTCTCCAGATGCAAACCCTTTGATTCACTACCTTTTCTAAAATGTCTGTCTGTACAATAGCTGGCTGTCCTCTGCTTCTGAGGACGAGCTGCTGCATTGGATCGAGCGAGTGTAACACGGAGGATACCTTGGCTTCCTTTAGTGGTCTGGTGATTCGTCGAGGCCTCGGGATCACAATTTGGCGCTTTCTCCTTGGTATCATTGTGCTGAGCTCCTGTGTGTGGGACGCTGGCTGTATCATCACCATCCGCTGAAGAACGAGCCGGCTGTGGCTCCAGCAATGCACAGTGCTTACTGTGATAGTGCATCTGGGCCCCTTCACAAGTGCTAAAGGATTTACCACAGATGCACTTGACGGCAGTCGCAGCCCTTCTTACCCCATGGCACTCTGTCTGATGAATCTCGATGTCTTCCTCTGATTGGGCTGTTGCAGAACAGGAACAGCTaaaccatagcttcccctggctGAATAAGTTTCTCATGCACTGCCGACTGGTCTCCACCCTCTTCTCTCTGGAGCTGCAGTGCAGCTGACAGCCACAGGAAAACCTTGAGGAGCCCTCTGTCGCCTCCATCTCCGCAACTTTGTCCACAGTCGCAGCTCCGTGCTCCACAAAAATGTAGTCAGTGCTATGGAAAGATTTGTAATGGTCCAGAAATTCACTTTCAGAGTTAAACTCTATGTCATCACATAATCCGCAGAAATACTTGACGTTTAGCTCATCATTATGCTGATCGCGGCTGTGGCGGTACAGCGTTTCCACCTTACGGAAACGTTTCTGGCAGAACCCGCAGCTGTACTTGTGGAACTGGTGACTCGCCAAGAGGCTGCAGTGCTGGGCGACACTCTGCTCAGACTCAAACATCTCCTCACATAACCTACACTGCCACGAGCcgtttgccctggatttgtcagacTGGGTGGCTTCTGTGCCCCATGCCACACCATCTCTCCCATCCAGACCAGCTGATTGCCAGTCTGATTTGGATGGGGAGGGCTCAGGAACCACCAGTTCGTCTTCATCCATTTCCTTTTCATAGTAGTAGGCGTGGCCGCTGTGGCACTCCATAATGTGGGTCATCAGATCTTCCCTCCGGAGCATTTCTGCCTGGCAGCACGTGCACCAGAAGTGGTAGTTGGTCAGGTGAGCCCCCCCGTGGCTGCGGCTCATGTGCAAGTTGATGATGCCAGCGTCAAGTGCCAGCTTGCCACAGACCAGGCATTTG encodes the following:
- the znf451 gene encoding E3 SUMO-protein ligase ZNF451 isoform X2, yielding MEPMCQSVMNQFVGLRGSEGPTVFLGDHGTKVLPIPVMSSNDPLISAGNCESEDEVIFVSEQPLRPVLECIDLSNDEDNEGNVKQRSRRPKDHIDWQKARVLSTLDRVARHVEVEKQLKEEKCKAFQEKVDSQHAHGLQELEFIQGQTAAEEARKCVNEWLKVPGPKPGVVSFGRGTVKRHLNASATCDPIDCPIMNCNRKFDNSHLLLGHLKRFDHSPCDPTITLQGSPSTLYVCVACCQRFVNLQKYEDHLALKADSGNAEGHRRDLEPQICQCFACPSCYLLFNLRNECLQHMTKANHFLERHKLSGEQGTRSPLPFPNYAKKLLISLCQEVPFHVKCTDCQQMLRSHIELTAHFRTRCKRAGPVAVSAKDIGQVAAIFRVRGRCLDCNRLFVDDSQISQHAKQAVHKVHQIGTMEKAILEFCHFNEKSKFPSDLRMTLEQSKARKNSPFKRALAKACSSSGQLSAPSSAKRSRRECSGLQLKEEKVESDSGRSSPQAYLWFCECHQYFDSEKAVEKHILSANGIRHKCLVCGKLALDAGIINLHMSRSHGGAHLTNYHFWCTCCQAEMLRREDLMTHIMECHSGHAYYYEKEMDEDELVVPEPSPSKSDWQSAGLDGRDGVAWGTEATQSDKSRANGSWQCRLCEEMFESEQSVAQHCSLLASHQFHKYSCGFCQKRFRKVETLYRHSRDQHNDELNVKYFCGLCDDIEFNSESEFLDHYKSFHSTDYIFVEHGAATVDKVAEMEATEGSSRFSCGCQLHCSSREKRVETSRQCMRNLFSQGKLWFSCSCSATAQSEEDIEIHQTECHGVRRAATAVKCICGKSFSTCEGAQMHYHSKHCALLEPQPARSSADGDDTASVPHTGAQHNDTKEKAPNCDPEASTNHQTTKGSQVEKEVTIQEEDIELPDLDLLRTMTHLVFIDLDNWAGFFNHLPGQLNQGTFFWGFQGGKNNWKAPENCPVYNYLVNTGCFFLHPRCSARKDAADFAICMHAGRMDEQLPKHIPFTVLSGDKGFEELKNQLKKTMRPGHVLNPHHMEGELMCALLNSISDIGKDSDDEDEALQKTLALSLQETKIKEDTGNEDAEIEEAILKSLQEG
- the znf451 gene encoding E3 SUMO-protein ligase ZNF451 isoform X4 → MSSNDPLISAGNCESEDEVIFVSEQPLRPVLECIDLSNDEDNEGNVKQRSRVSTTKRPKDHIDWQKARVLSTLDRVARHVEVEKQLKEEKCKAFQEKVDSQHAHGLQELEFIQGQTAAEEARKCVNEWLKVPGPKPGVVSFGRGTVKRHLNASATCDPIDCPIMNCNRKFDNSHLLLGHLKRFDHSPCDPTITLQGSPSTLYVCVACCQRFVNLQKYEDHLALKADSGNAEGHRRDLEPQICQCFACPSCYLLFNLRNECLQHMTKANHFLERHKLSGEQGTRSPLPFPNYAKKLLISLCQEVPFHVKCTDCQQMLRSHIELTAHFRTRCKRAGPVAVSAKDIGQVAAIFRVRGRCLDCNRLFVDDSQISQHAKQAVHKVHQIGTMEKAILEFCHFNEKSKFPSDLRMTLEQSKARKNSPFKRALAKACSSSGQLSAPSSAKRSRRECSGLQLKEEKVESDSGRSSPQAYLWFCECHQYFDSEKAVEKHILSANGIRHKCLVCGKLALDAGIINLHMSRSHGGAHLTNYHFWCTCCQAEMLRREDLMTHIMECHSGHAYYYEKEMDEDELVVPEPSPSKSDWQSAGLDGRDGVAWGTEATQSDKSRANGSWQCRLCEEMFESEQSVAQHCSLLASHQFHKYSCGFCQKRFRKVETLYRHSRDQHNDELNVKYFCGLCDDIEFNSESEFLDHYKSFHSTDYIFVEHGAATVDKVAEMEATEGSSRFSCGCQLHCSSREKRVETSRQCMRNLFSQGKLWFSCSCSATAQSEEDIEIHQTECHGVRRAATAVKCICGKSFSTCEGAQMHYHSKHCALLEPQPARSSADGDDTASVPHTGAQHNDTKEKAPNCDPEASTNHQTTKGSQVEKEVTIQEEDIELPDLDLLRTMTHLVFIDLDNWAGFFNHLPGQLNQGTFFWGFQGGKNNWKAPENCPVYNYLVNTGCFFLHPRCSARKDAADFAICMHAGRMDEQLPKHIPFTVLSGDKGFEELKNQLKKTMRPGHVLNPHHMEGELMCALLNSISDIGKDSDDEDEALQKTLALSLQETKIKEDTGNEDAEIEEAILKSLQEG